TTCTGAAATAAGTTTTTTCGTTAGGACCTCTAAATGCAGATAAAAACTCTATATCTGTAATATTAAGTTGTTCTCGGTTAGTAAAGTCTAATTTTAAATTCAATTTATACTCCTCCTTCTCAGAAGGAGCCACTAAATCTACTTAAATCACTCGATGATGAAAACATTTTTATTCGCAATATACTGTTGTTAAACGGTTAAATAGCTTTTCTTTTCCACTATTAGTAACTCCGTTTTTGAAATTGTTTAGAATTTATGTTCTGAATTACGCCTTGTACCATTTTAAAGAAGAGTAACAATAAGAACCTGACTTAGGGGAGGCTTTTATTGTTACTCCTTTCTACATCATGGTTGCTATTGGTAGCTCTCATAGGAAGCTAGATAAATGTTTTTCTCACTGTCTTTAAATTAAAACCGATATATAGTTATTTCAGGACTATATTAATTCGGACCATAATATATTTGCATAATAAACACCACCCTTTATTTAAATTTAAAATCAACTCAAACTCTGTATTAACTCTGTATTTTTAACATAACACATTATATTTTGAATCATATCCTAGGGAGGATAGAACTAAAAAAGTTTGAAAATAAGCTAGTCTTCTTTTAAAATTTGCTTACCAAATTTAAGGAGGAATTAAATGCAAGACAAAGTCTTGAAAGTTGCAGAAACTACAAATTTAAACGCTTTAGTTAGAGTGATGAAAAGACAGATTAAAGAGAAAAGTTTTGTCGAAATTCAAAGTATAGGTCAATGTTCTAGCTATAAAGCCGTAAAAGCACTAATTAAAATTAGAGAATATTATAGGGATATAGAAAAAGAAGTGGAGCTAAAGCCTGAGTATGTGGAAATAAAAACAGAGGGGGGTAAAATAAAAACTGCTATAAAATGGAATATTAAAACTAACTAACATAAGACACATGGATAATCCATGTGTCTTATGTTAGTTAAAAGAACTATGTTTAGCTTTGAATAGAGCCTAACTATTTTTAGTTGATATCTATCAAGGGGGACATAGTGGGCGCAAAAAAAACATATCTAAAAAAGAGTAACAATAAGAACCTGACTTTAGGAGAGGTTCTTATTGTTACTCTTTTTCACTGGTTTATTGCTGGTTGGATGTATTCTAATAGCTATGTGTAAATGGTAAACTAAAATGGAGAGATTTTGGCAAATAGAAACGGAGAATTTTTTCCAGTTATCTACTAAAAAAATACCCCTTCTGATAAAATTAAAGAGTTAATTTATCAGAGGAGGTATGAGAATTGAAGAGGTGGGATATGTTTGCCAAAATTAAAGAAAATAGGTCTAGGGGATTAAATAAATCCCAAGTTGCAAGGCTACTAGAGATTGACTACAAGACCGTATCAAAGTACTGGGA
This genomic interval from Proteinivorax tanatarense contains the following:
- a CDS encoding stage V sporulation protein S; protein product: MQDKVLKVAETTNLNALVRVMKRQIKEKSFVEIQSIGQCSSYKAVKALIKIREYYRDIEKEVELKPEYVEIKTEGGKIKTAIKWNIKTN